The Polyangium mundeleinium genome contains the following window.
CTGGCGGCGTGCTCGGCGGCGTGCCGGACCACCTGCGCGATCTCCAGATCGAGATCGAGGATCCCCTCGGGATCACGCGAAAAGATGTCCTGCACGACGGGCGGTAGGCCGGCCATGAACGGGCGAAGCGGATCGTTCGGGAAGATCTCCGTCAACGTCTTCGCGTCGGCCGTTACGCGCGCGATCGTCTCCCAGCCGAGCGACGCTCCCATCGCGGCAAGCAGCGCGGACGCGTCGATCGACGCCGGCCGGGGCAGCGGCCCGGTCCGGATCTCCACGGCACCTTTCCGCGCGGAGACCCGTGGTGAAGGCGTGTCGTTGCCGAGCTGCTCGCGCAAGACAACCGACTTCGCGCCGCGCGCCTTCGGCTCGGACTTCGCGTCACGCCAGAGCGAGGCCCACCGATCGGCGGCATCGCGCTCGGCCCGCGCCGCGACGTACGCGTCGAGCAGCGCCGTCGGATCCCGCTCTTCCCGCGCGGCCGCGGCGATCGCGCCCTCACACGTGGCAAGCGCGGCCTTGTCGCAGCGGAGGTCCGACGTGGCCCTCGTCTTGGGTGGAGGCGGCGCGACGCAGCTCCCGGCGGCCAGGATCAAGGCCGTCGCAGAGACGACCGCGCGCATGGCTCGTTTCCCGCGGTCCTCGCGTCGCGCCTGCATCACGCACCTCCGCCCTTGTCGCACGACACCGCAGTCGTGATCGTCCGTGTCGCGCGGAGCACGCTCCCTTCACCGGCAGCGAGCGGCGCGCCCTCGTCGTCCACGACGACGATCTCCACGTCGAACGTGTCGTACCGATTCGCCACGCCGATCATCGGGAACTCCACGACCGTCCCGGAGCCACGGTTCACCACCTTGCCGTTTGCCGAGAGCTCGAGGTGCCCGCACGTCTTCGTATCGCCGCAGTACCCAGGCGGCCGCAGCAAGAGCGCTTTGACGTCGAGCACGAAGGGAATCCGAACGTCCAGCACCTCGCCGATCGAAACGCAGGCGCCTTCCGCGGGGCTCTTGATGGAGATCGTGGGCGGGTCGGTCGCGGTCGTCTCCGTGGTGGTGTCGTCGCTCTCGTCGCTGCAGCCGGCGAGCAGGGCCGCGCAGAGGACGAGCGAACGCCCCGAAGCGCGCATGCAGCGCGCGAAGAAAGCTTGGGGGAAGCGTGTCATCGCGCCTTTGTAGCCCAGGCCCGAGCAAGATGGGAGGGATGCGAAATCCGGGCTAAGCTCGCCGCGTGTCGCGCCAAGAGAGAATCGAGCAGAAGCTCTCCGAGGCCCTCGCGCCCGTGGTCCTCACGGTCGAGAACGAGAGCAAGAACCACAACGTGCCCGCGGGCTCCGAGACGCACTTCAAGGTGCTGATCGTGAGCCCCACCTTCGAAGGCCTCGGCACGATCGAGAGGCACCGCAAGGTGCACACGGCCCTCGCCACGGAGCTGCGCTCCGGCCTGCACGCGCTCACGATCCGCGCGCTCACGCCCGCGCAGTTCGAGGCCGAGGGCGCCCCAGGTTTCCAGTCGCCACCCTGCCTCGGCGGCTCGAAGCACGACAAGACGTGAGTTCGGCATGCTCACGCTCGGCCTGATCACCGATCTCCACTTCGGCCCCGAAGCTGGATTCGCGGGCAAGTTGCGCAAGCTCACCCGCAGCGCGCCCGGCCTCGCCAAGGCCTTCGTCGCCCGCATGAACGAAGTCGTCCACCCCGACCTCGTCGTGAACCTCGGCGACGACATCGAAGACGAGGCCCACGACGCCGACCTCGCCCGCTACGCCGCCTGCGTAAATCTGCTCCGCGGCGCGCGCGCCGAGCTCGTGAACGTCGCAGGCAACCACGACACCGCGCACCTCGCGCCATCGGAGCTCCTCTCCGTCTGGCAGCGCCCCGATCTCGATCGGCTCTACCACGCGTTCGATCGCGGCGGCTTCCACTTCGTCGTGCTCCACACGCGCGAGCGCAAGGATCAAGACGTCACCGTGGGCGAGGAGCAACTCCGCTGGCTACGCGAGGATCTCGCCGCCACACGCGCGCCGACGGTGGTCCTCATGCACCACAGCGCAGCCGATCAGGATCTCCGCGGCAACCGCTGGTTCGAGGGCTCGCCGCACATCTGTCTCGTCGAGGAGCGGCGCGCGCTCCGGACCATCCTGCGCGAGAGCGGCGTCGTGCGCGCCGTCTTCAACGGGCACCTGCACTGGAACCACCTCGACGTGGTCGACGGCATCCCATTCATCACGCTGCAAAGCCTCATCGAAAACCTCGACGACGACGCCCCCGGCCGCCCCGCCGCCGCACACGCCGTCGTGCACCTCGAACCAAACCGCGTCGTCGTGAAGGTCGAAGGCGCAGAGCGCGCGACGTATCAGTTCGAGGCGTGAAGCGTAGCGCCGGGGTTTCACCCCGGACCCGACCAGGGGTTGTCCACCCCTGGACCCGGACCAGCGCAAGCGCTGGACGCGGGGTCGATGAACTGCGCGATGCGCAGTTCATCGAACAGCCGCTGGCAAGACTGGCGACGACCCTGCCAACCAAGGCCGCAGCGCTGCAGGTTCAACCGGCAACGTTTGCGTCGCCAGGTGGAGACACACCTGCATGGTCTTGCCACCGGCCCGGTGGAAGAACTGCGCTCCGCGCAGTTCTTCCACCTTCGGTCCAGGCCGTGCCTGGTCCGGGGTGAAGGGGGCGGACAGCCCCCTTCCGGGGTGCGGGGCAGAGCCTCGCGCGCTCAAAGCTTGAAGTTCAGCGCCTTCGGCCGCGTCAGGTGCAGAAAGCCAAGCGCGGATAAGGACGAACCCTTGCCGCTGTCCTTCACCCCGGTCCAGGGCAGGGCTGGGTCGAGCGTGTCGCACTGGTTCATGTAGACGGTGCCGACATCGAGCTGCTTCGCGAGGTGCTCGGCGCGTGCTCGGTCTCGCGTCCAGATGCTCGCTGTTAGGCCGAGATCGCTGTCGTTCGCTAGTGCCACGGCCTCCTCGTCCGAGTCCACGGACATGATCGGGAGCACGGGGCCGAACGTCTCGATCCGCATCACGTCCATGCGTGGATCGACGTTGACGAGCAGCGTGGGCTCGAAGAAACGCCCGCGCCCGTCGACCTGCGTTCGTTTGCCTCCCAAGAGAACCCGCGCGCCTGCGGCGACCGCGCGATCGATCTGCCCCTGGATGAACGCTGGGTGATGCGGCTGCGCGATCGGGCCCATGTTCGTCTCGGCGGCCGTGGGATCGCCGAGACGGTAGGCTTTCATGAGCGCGAGACACCCCTCGACGAACTTCTCGTACAGGCTCCGGTGCACGTACGCGCGCTCGACTGCGCAACAGCTCTGGCCTGCGTTGTAACAGGCGCCGTCGACGATGTTCTCGATCGCCTTGTCGAGGTCGGCGTCCGCTGCCACGTACGCCGCGTCCTTGCCGCCGAGTTCGAGCCCCACGTCCACGAAGCGCGCTGCCGCGGCCGCTGCGTACACCTTGTGCCCGCCCGCGACCGAGCCTGTGAACGCTACGTGATCCACGCGTGGATCGGCCACGATGCGCCCCGCCATCTCGTGATCGCAGTGCAGCGCCTGGACGAGCCCGGCCGGCGCCCCCGCGTCACGCAGCGCGTCGGCAAAGTGCTCTCCGCAGAGCGGCGACCGCGGCGAGTGCTTCAGGAGCACCGCGTTTCCTGCGAGCACGGCCGGGATCACCACGTTCACGGCTGTGAGCAGCGGATAGTTCCATGCGGGCAGGTTGAACACGACCCCCAGCGGGGCCCGCGCGATCCGCCGCTCGAAACCCTCTTGGGGCGGCAAGACCGTGTCTGCGAGCGACGCCTCGGCGATGCTCGCCATGTACCGGGCTCGCTTGGCCATCCCGCCTACCTCGCCACGCGCTTGACGCAGGGGCTTGCCCATCATGGCCGTGATGTCGGCCGCGATCGCCTCGGCCCGCTCTTCCATCCGCGCGATGGCCGCGAGGCAGAGGGCCACCCGGTCCTTCACGGGTGTCCCGGCGAAGGCCCGGGCGGCGGCCTGGGCGGCGTCCAGGGCCTGGTCCACCTCACCGGCTTCGGCGAGCGGGCGTCTGACGGCCACGTCGAGGGTGTAGGGGTTGTCGACCACGAGCTCCAGCATGGGGAGCAAGCTTAGGACCTGTTCGTCGGCCAGGAAATGTACGTACAATACCCGGCGGATGCGAGCAGTCGCGGCAGGCCTATCCGACGTGGGCAGACAGCGGCACCACAACGAGGACCGCTTCATCCTTCTGCCGGAGTTCAACGTGTTCGTCGTGGCCGACGGCATGGGTGGACATCAGTCCGGCGAGGTGGCGAGCCGGATGGCCGCGAGTTCCATCGCCAAGTACTTCCGCAACGAGTGCAAGCCCGACGTAACCGTCGGCCAGCGCCTGCGCGCCGCCGTGCTCGAAGCGAACGCGAAGATCTTCGCCCGCGCTGACGACTCGCGCTTGCACCGCGGCATGGGCACGACCGTCGTCGCGGGCGCGTACGCGCAGGATGATCGCACCTTCTTCGTCGCGCACGCGGGCGACAGCCGCTGCTACCGCCTGCGCGGCGACGAGCTCAAGCAGCTCACGCGCGACCACTCGCTCATCTCGGACGCGCTGCTCGAGCGGCCCGATCTCACCGAGCTCGATCTCAAGTACCTGCCGAAGAACGTCATCACGCGCGCGCTCGGCATCAGCCCCACGGTCGACGTCGACCTGCGCGCCGAGCGCGTCGAGCCACACGACGTCTTCGTCCTCTGCTCGGACGGCTTGCACGGGCTCGTGTCCGATGAGGAGATCGCGCTCATCGTGCGCGAGAGCGACATCCTCACCGAGGCGTGCACGCGCCTCATCGACACGGCGAACGCGAACGGCGGACGAGACAACATCACGGTCGTGCTGGTCCGCATCGAGCCCGACGATCCGCCCTGGGCCGGCCGTCGCGCGAACTACACGCGCGCCTGAAGCTCAAGGCCTCCGGCCGATCGTCCCGGCCCGGAAGTACCAGGCGAGCGCGAGCACGGCGATCACCAGCAAGACCACCCAGAACCACGGCGATCGGGTCCTGGGGTTGGCCGTCTCGTCCACCATCTGCGCCGCGAAGAGGTTCGCGGCGGCGAGGATCGCGGTCGGTGCGTTCATCTTCCCCTCCCGCCGCTCACGTTGGGCCGGCGGGCGAGGCGTCAATCTTCACGCTGCGGTCACGTTATCGATCACTCGATCGTGGCCGCGAGGGCGTGGCTGCCTCGGCGTAGGTCGCGCCGCCGCGACCATCGGGGCTCACCCGCGCGTACGCCCTGCGTGCCGAGGCGAGCGCTTCCCGCACCCGCGCGCGGAAGGCAGGATCGGCCTCCATGCGCTCCTGCCAGACGCGCTCGATCCGCACGAGGCAGGTGCGCGCGAGGCCGAGCTCCGCGAGCACCACGTCGGCGTCGCTGTGCTCCACCGAGAACATCAGCCGAGCGTAGTCGGCGATCTCCAGCGCGCCTCGCTCGATCTCGAGCTGCTGCACGTACGCTCGATCGTAGGCGAGCCGGAGCTCGCTTCGCCCTTGCTCGGTCTCGGCGCGGATCGCGCCCACCCACGTCCGCTCGGTTGACACCCAGCGCGGCTCGGACAAACCCATCTCCGACAGGATGCGCGCGCGGTCCTCGGGGCGGCGATCGATGCGTGCGGCCACGCATGCGCAGAGCTCGAGCGGCAGGTCCGCGGTCATCAGCAGCGGCGAGGCCATGCTCGACGTCGAGGGCTTGCGACCGGCGCCGGACGGGCGCGGGGTCTCGACCGACACGACCGAAGGCTTCGGCGACGGTGTGGCTGGCGCGGAGGGCAGGGCGGGGCCCGACGACGCCGCGGCCGACGCCGTGAAGAAGGCTGCGTTCTCTGCCGGCGAGACGGGCGACGTGGTCGTCGTGGAGGCGGCCCCCGCGACGGGCATGTAGCCCTTCGGCTCGGACCACGACAAAAGCCCCGGTGCGCGCTGCGTCGTGGGCGGGGCGTCGAGCAGGCGCGCGCTCGCGGCGACGGCCCCGCCGGGCAACGTGGGAGGCGGCGCGAGCGTCCCCGTCTTGCGCGTGCTTGGCACCAGCGTCGGCGGCGCGACCGAATCGCGCTCCGTGATCACGCCGAAGCTCTCGGCCGGCGGCGGGCTCGTCGTGCCCGTGCGCGCGGTCGCGGGTGCGCGGTCGGCCGGATCTTCTTCCTCTTCGCCTCGTGCTTGCTCGCCCTGCGGCACGCTCGTCGGCGTGGGCGGGGGCGGCAGCCGCATCGCGGCCGCGTCGCCGGGCCAAACGTCCGTCTCCCACGAAGCCTCGACCTGCGCGGGCCTCTCGTCCTCGACCTCCGCGCGTGCTGCGCGCTCGACGAGCTGGCTCGGCCCGGGGAAGGCCGCGTCCACGACGAACCGCGACGACGCGCGATCCTCGATGAGGCGCTCGCCCGACGGCGGAATCGGCACCGAGCTGTCGCGCGGCCGCGCGGGCAGGCTCCCGCCCAGCGCGAGTGGCTCGACGGGCAGCGGAGTCGGCTCCTCCGGCGTGGGCTGCACGGGGGCCGACGGCAGGAGCGTGTACCCCTCGTCTTCCGCGATTTCGCCTTCGAAGGGGCGCGGGAGGATCGGCCGCGGGCTCGAATCCTCGGGCGCGATGGGAGGCGACTCCACGTCTTCGAGGCTCACCGTCATCTCGGGGCTCTCGGAGGCCACGATGATCCGGCCGAGCGCGTGCTCGTCGGGCTCGGACACCGGCGTCGACCCGCGCCAGGAAAGCACGGCCACGAGGCGCACGCCGTCGATCCAGATCGTGTCGAGACGCACGTCGACCTCGAAAGGCCGCGCCGAACCCTGGTGCGCGTAAAACACGCGCGGGCGGATGTTCGGCAGACGCGACTCGAGGCGCGGCGCCTTGCGGGTCAGGTGCTCGAGCACGATGTTCGGCGCGGGCTCCAGCTCGTCGATCTGTTGCTCGCTCGGCGCGCAGTTGAAGAGCGAGAAGGGAAGCGACGCGGGGGCTGGGGCGTGCTCGGAGCGGATGCGGCGCGCGAACATGACGGCGTCGTCCGGGGCGCCGCGGTGCTCGGCGCGCCAGCGGATCGGCAGCGGGCCAAAGCCCGGCGTCGCGTTCGGCGGGCACGTCTCGCTCGTCTCGATGCGCGGCAAGGGCCAGCCTGCGCTCCCGGCGCCCGAGGGGATGCCGCTCATGTTCTCGCCTTGCATCGCGGCGAGCTCGTAGCGGAGCGGGATCGCGGAAAAACGCTCCGGCGCGCTCGGACGCAGGCTGCCCGTATGACCCGGCATCCACACGCGTGGCCCACAGACGCGCAGCGACTTGTCGAAATGGCCCACGCGGAGGCGCGGCGTAAGAATCTCGGTCGGCATGCCGCCGGGAGCGAACGCGCGGCCCGAGAACGCGACGTCGATCTTCGGCTTGTACGGGACGAAGTCACTCGGCGCGAAGAGCGCCGCTTGCGGGTTGTGATCCCAGGAGATATCGCCGTGGGCCGTGTCCTGCTTCGGCGCGAGGAGCGCCGTCTCGCCGTGGACCAGCGTGAACGTCGCCTTCACCCCGATCGTGAGGCGATAGCCGCCGGGGCGCTCTTCCCACACCACGGTGGCGACGCTGAATGGGCAGAGTCGGACGATCTCCAATGCGGGGAGGGTAGCTTAACGCGAGCAGGTTGGGAAAGATTTCCTCGGGGGATCCCCGGATCTTTCGTGCCTTGGGCTCTTCCGCTCGATCGAGTGTGACAATTGTCACAAGTTCGCGGAGAGTAGGGATTTGCCCGAGCCAACGGAGACGCGCGCGACCTGACGCTGCGGTGCGTCGGTGCGAATGCGGCCGCGACCGACCGCCTTCACGTCTGCGACAACCCATTGGCGGACGGCCGGTCCGTCCATGGTGGCCTAACCTCCCCGTTTCTCTCGTCCCCCTCGGGCGCGCCCGTCGGTCGAGATCCGTTCAGGCGGGAGGAAGCCCCGGGGGGACCGCCGCGCCTCGCGCCGCCGCATGCCCATTGCCAGCGCGTGCGGGGCGACGCACGGGCGCGCCGACCATTGAAGGATTTCCACGACGACCGCGGATTTCGTTTGGATGGCGGGGCGCGTACTGGTCATCCGAGTGACCAGAAAATGGCATGTTCACGACAGAAAAAGAGCGCGCGTGCGGGGAGCCGGGACGATAGTCTGACGCCCCTGTCGAAAGGAGACATTCATGCTCAAAAATAGCCTCGTCGCGCTGGCGCTCGCTTCCTTCACCACCGTTCTGCTTGCATGTTCCGCGGCAGAGGTGGGGGAGCCATGCGAAACCGAGGGAGCGGCGGACGAATGTGTCGACGACGCGATCTGCGGAAAGCCGACCGATACGGCCACGGAGCCGCAGTGCCTCAAGGTCTGCACGCAGGATTCGGATTGCGCCGCGAGCGAGTCCTGCAACGGCGTGACGGGGAGCAGCACCAAGGCCTGCCGCATCAAGTAATCGCCTGCGCCGCGGCCCTCGCCACGCTCCTCGCCGCAGCGCCCGTGCGCGCCGAGGCGGCGCCTGGCGGAGGCGCCGCGGCGCGCACCCTCGAAGGCCACAGGTTCCAGCCGCCCGTGCTGCTCGAAGGCCCCTTCACGACCACCCACGTGGGAATCGACACCTCGATGGGCCTGCGCGTCCAGGACGGCGTCGGCGCCCCACCCGCGGCCCTGATGGGCCTGCCGCTCCCCACCTACGACGGCCAGAAGCTTTTTCTGTTCGAGGAGCGGCTCGCCGTGGGAATTTCGCCGGTGCGCGGCGCGGAAATCGGGGCGCGCGCGGCCTTTCAAATGGGCGTCGGCGGCGACGCGGCGACGACCTATCTTTACGGAATCCGCGCGGGCTACGAAATCCGCCCGCATGTCGGCTTCGAGGTCCTGCACAGCGAGGTGCTCGGCCTTTCGGTCGGCCTGCGGGCCGGCCTCGTCCTCGCCGGCGGGGTGCGCGCGCGGCCGTCCGGGCTCGTGGACGCCATGATGCGCGAGGCGGACGCCGTGATGCGGGAGCCGGCGCGATTCATCTGCCTCCGCGCCGGGGATCTCGGCTGCGCGTTCAAGACCTTCGACGGGGCGGGGGCGCTGCACGTGGACGAGCGGAGCTTCGGCGTCCACGCGCTCGCGAGCGCGGCGAAGTCGTTCGGGCAGCACGTGGGCATTCAGGCCTCGTTCGGGGGCGAGGCGCTCGATACACGCCTGCGCGGCGGCCCAGGCCTCGATTCCCGCACGGCGCCGCGCGCGTATGCGGCGTCCGTCGCGGCCTCGGTCGACCTCGCGCCCCTCGCGCCCGTGGGGGCGATGCTCGAAGCGGGGATCGAGCGCGGCGAAAACCGTGGCCTCGATCGCCGCAATGCGGAGATCCTCGGCGCCGCCCCCATGGCCTACACGACCGAGCGCGTCGCGGCGGGCGTCTATTACACGGGGCGCGACGCGCTCACGCTGGGGTTCGTCGGGACCTACGGCTTCACGCAGGCGAGGCGCGCCGCGGGGGACACGGCCTCGCCCGGCCCCCCCACGCGCGCCCTCGGCGGCCGCCTGGCGTTCCGCTACTTCTTCTGATCAGGAGAGCACGCCCGCGGCAGCCCGATCGAGCAGCGCGTCGATGCCGTCGAAGAGATCCTGGTTCCCGTTCTGCGCATACGCCGCGAGCTTCTCCGCGCATTCGGGCACGACCTTCACGAAATCGAGGATCGTGGCCGGATCGGCGAGCGAGTCTGCCGATCGGCCAAACCCTTCGCGCTCCAAGTATCGCGCGTTCAGGACCTGCTCGAACTGGTGGCGGATGGGGACGGCGAGCATGGGTTTGTGCAGGTACACGGCCTCGCCCATGAGCGTGAAGCCGCCGCCCGCGATGACGGCGCGGGCCGAGGCGAGATCGTCGATGAACCCGTCCTCGCTGAAAGGCCGATACCGCAGATTGCCCTCGACCTGCTCCTCCTGGATGCCGCGGCGCATGCCATAGATGCGGCATTCGAGCCCGGTCTTCCGCAGCGTATCGGCGAGCGCGTCGTTGCCCTCGGCGGTCTGGTAGACGAGCAGGTGCTCGCCCGCGCGCCGGTTCGCGCGCAGGATCTCGGGCCGCAGGATGGGCGGGTAGAGCGTCGTGCGGGGCTTGCGGATCGGGGGGCGGAAGAAGCTCGTGACGAGGTAATGGTCGCAGAACGGGAGTTTTCCTTTGATGAACAGGCGCGTCACGGTAAAGTCCGCCTCGTCTCCGCGGATGATGTCGGGCCCGTGCGTGCACCGGTTGATGATCTGCATGTTGTCGATGGACAGGATGGGCAGTCCATGCGTCTTCGCGAACAGGTAGGTCCACGACTCGAAATCGCTGATCACCACCTCGGGGCGAAACGCCTGGATGAGCTCGAAGTAGGCCGCGATGTTCTTGGGCAGCCCCGCCGCGCCCTGCGCGACGTTCGAGAACAACGTCTTGCCCCGACGAACGCGGTTTTCCTCGTAGATCATGTGGAAGCCGTGAATCTTGTTCACGCCTTCGAACCGCTTCGTGAGGAACTCGGCGGCCCGGCCCGAGGCCATGATCTCGATCTCGTGCCCCTGGCCGACCAGGTGCTCGAGCACCACGCGCGACCGCATCGCGTGCCCCATGCCCTCGCCAACCACCCCGTAGAGGATCTTCATGGCCGTCGAGTTTATCGATCCACACCACGAGGGTCGAGGGGGCGGAGACGATGACGGCCCCGCGAGGCCTTCGAATCTGGTGCGAGATGGTGACGCACGCCGAGATCACCTCGCCCGCCGTGCTCGCCGCGCTCGCGCAGCGAAAGATCGGCCTCATCGTCGCGGCGCAGCCGGGCCCGCGCGCCGATCTCGTGCGCCTCGCCCAGGCCGCGCGGGACGCGGGGCTCTCCTTCGCCATCTGGCCGATGCTCACGGACGCGGCCGGGCGCTGGGCGAGCGTGGACAACGCGGCGCGGTTCGCCTCCTACGTCCACGCGCTCGTGGACGAGCTCGACGCCGCGGGCGCTCTGCCTGACGAAGTCGCCCTCGATCTCGAACCGCCGATCGACCGGCTCCGCCGCATGCTCGGGCTCGACCCGCCCGCGAGGAGCGCGCCCCCTCCGGACGACGGCGAGGCAATCCTGGGCGCCCTCGTGCGGGATCTGCGCGCCCGTGTCCCGACGCCGATCCGCGTCTCGGCCGCGGTGATCCCGCTCGTTCTGTTGGACGACGAAAGGTCGGGGCTCGAACGATGGCTCGGCACGCCCGTCGGCTCCATCGCCTGGGATCACACGAGCGTGATGGTCTACACCACGCTGATCGAAGGGTATTCGCGTGGCCTTTTGACCCGCAACGATGTGCGGCCCCTGCTCGCGTCCGCGTGCCGGCTCACCGCTTCGCGCTTCGGGGCGCGGGCGGGCGTGTCGCTCGGGGCGGTGGGGAAGGGGGCGCTCGGCGACGAGGCGACGTACCGCTCGGCCGCGGAGCTCGCCGACGACGTCGCCATCGCGCGCGCGGCGGGCATCGAGGACCTCACGCTCTTCGACCTCGGCGGCGTGCTTCGGCGGCCGCCCTGGGAGGCGTGGCTCGACGCGTTCACGTGCACCGCCCCCGCGCCGCGGCTGCCCGAAGCGACGTGGAAGAGCCGCGCGACGGAAAAGCTCGGCCGCGGCGCGTCCCGCTCGCTCGGCGCGTTCGGTTCCTTGCGCCGGACGCGCGGGTGAGGGCACCATCCGGCGTCCCGATGTCGAAGCCCAGGATCGTACAAGCCGGTAGCCCCGTCCTCCGCGCCGCCGCCGCCCCCGTCGCGAGGGATCAGATCACGAGCCGCGACACCCGCCTGCTCGTGAAAAAGATGGTCGAGACGATGCGCCAGGCGCCCGGCGTGGGCCTCGCCGCCCCGCAGATCGGCGTGAGCCTCCAGGTGATCGTGCTCGAGGACGACAACACCCGCATGGCGCGCCTCACGAAAGAGCAACGCGAAGAGCGCGGCCGCGCCCCGTTCCCGCTGACCGTCGTCTTCAATCCCGAGCTCCGCGTGATCGGCGATGAAAAAGCGACCTACTTCGAGGGATGTCTGTCCGTCGCGGGGTACATGGCGCTCGTCGAGCGGCATTTTGCCGTGGAGGTGACGGGCCTCGACGAGAAAGGCGAGCCGCTCCGCTGGGAGGCGAGGGGCTGGCCCGCGCGCATCCTCCAGCACGAGGTGGATCACCTGCGCGGCGTGCTCTACGTGGATCGCATGATCACGCGGACGCTCGCGTGCAACGACGAGATGGGCGCGCGCTGGCTCGAAGCGCCCGTCGCGGAGGTGAAGAAGGTGTTTGGCGTGGAGTGAGGGCGCGCGGCCCTTGGTTTGACCCGAGGTACGCGCGCCCGTCCGGGATCACTGGGCGGAGTAGGTCTTCAGCGTGATGCCCGACGAGGACGAGTAGCCGTAGAGCTTGATGTAGTACGTGCCGCTCTGCGGCGGGGTGAACTCGCAGACCTCGTTGTTGCCCTCGAGGTACGGGCGGCAGGCGTAGCTCGACGTGGTGGGCGCGCTGCCGAAGCGCACGTAGAGATCCGCGTCGCCCGTGCCGCCGGAGATCTCGATCTTCAGCGACTTGGAGCCGGCCGGCGTCACCTGCGTGTAGTTCGAGCTCCACTTCTTCGAGCCGACCGAGATGTTGCTCACCGTGCCGAGCAGCGAGTACGTCGGAGCGGCGCCCACGCCGACGGCGGTCCAGGCGTCGCCGATCGTCGTGGCGGCGGCCGCGCCGTAGAGCGAGTTCGCCGCCGCGATCGTGCAGGCGCGGGCGTCGCTGAACTTGGCGCTCGGGCCGAGGCAGGCCGTGTTCGCTTGATAGAAGATCGCCGCGCCCTTCTGGATGCTCTCCAGGGCGTTCGACGCGAGCGGGGTCACCACGTTGCTCGTCTTGCCGCGCGGGTGCGAGCCGCCGGCGACCGCGAGGTAGAACGCGAGGTTCGCGATGCCCGAGTTCCAGTGCACGCCGCCGTTGTCCTGCGTCCCCGTGTAGCGCGTCGGGTAGTAGTCGTAATCACCCGCGATCGCCGGGTCGTTCATGTAGCGGAGCGCGTCGCCCGCCGTGCCCGGCGTCCAGCACTCCTCGCCGATCTTCCAGGTGTTCCCCGAGACCGCGCCGTCGCGGTAGGCCTCGATCGAGGCGCCGAAGATGTCGGAGAAGGCCTCGTTCAGCGCGCCGGACTCGTTCTGGTAGATGAGGCCCGAGGCGTACTCCGTGACCGCGTGCGTGAGCTCGTGGCCCACGACGTCGAGCACCGTGAGCGCCGAGGCGTTGGTGCCGTCGCCGTCGCCGTACACCATCTGGTTGCCGTCCCAGTAGGCGTTCACGTAGCTGTTGCTGTAGTGGACGCTCGACGTGAGGGTGGCGCCCGAACCGTTGTAGCTGTCGCGGCCGAAGTTGTTGAAATAGAAGTCGTACGTGATGCCCGCGTTGTCGTGCGCCGCGTTGACGACGGCGTCGGCGACGGCGGCCTGGCCCTCGGAGCGCTGGAGCGTGCCCGGGATGGTCGTCTTCTGCGAGCCGCTCGCCGTGTACGTCTTGCGGTTCTTCGCGGTCTGGA
Protein-coding sequences here:
- the def gene encoding peptide deformylase, which encodes MSKPRIVQAGSPVLRAAAAPVARDQITSRDTRLLVKKMVETMRQAPGVGLAAPQIGVSLQVIVLEDDNTRMARLTKEQREERGRAPFPLTVVFNPELRVIGDEKATYFEGCLSVAGYMALVERHFAVEVTGLDEKGEPLRWEARGWPARILQHEVDHLRGVLYVDRMITRTLACNDEMGARWLEAPVAEVKKVFGVE
- a CDS encoding glycosyltransferase family protein, whose translation is MKILYGVVGEGMGHAMRSRVVLEHLVGQGHEIEIMASGRAAEFLTKRFEGVNKIHGFHMIYEENRVRRGKTLFSNVAQGAAGLPKNIAAYFELIQAFRPEVVISDFESWTYLFAKTHGLPILSIDNMQIINRCTHGPDIIRGDEADFTVTRLFIKGKLPFCDHYLVTSFFRPPIRKPRTTLYPPILRPEILRANRRAGEHLLVYQTAEGNDALADTLRKTGLECRIYGMRRGIQEEQVEGNLRYRPFSEDGFIDDLASARAVIAGGGFTLMGEAVYLHKPMLAVPIRHQFEQVLNARYLEREGFGRSADSLADPATILDFVKVVPECAEKLAAYAQNGNQDLFDGIDALLDRAAAGVLS
- a CDS encoding M4 family metallopeptidase, which codes for MRHRRLATLAPLTFLLAACAVDGQDVDNQAVSQDVFASRDEQAKKLAGDIGIEKVAERDIARGAGDLKVERVHIDESGEAVTRVAQSIDGIPVFGAQAVVELDTRGGVKDVHDYLERDLRVEPATISEADAIKIAYGAVDGVVSRTRAADKQILARKQLGAVVTHRIQLEATDHDGMPSLPVIFVDARTGEVVNSYDNLQTAKNRKTYTASGSQKTTIPGTLQRSEGQAAVADAVVNAAHDNAGITYDFYFNNFGRDSYNGSGATLTSSVHYSNSYVNAYWDGNQMVYGDGDGTNASALTVLDVVGHELTHAVTEYASGLIYQNESGALNEAFSDIFGASIEAYRDGAVSGNTWKIGEECWTPGTAGDALRYMNDPAIAGDYDYYPTRYTGTQDNGGVHWNSGIANLAFYLAVAGGSHPRGKTSNVVTPLASNALESIQKGAAIFYQANTACLGPSAKFSDARACTIAAANSLYGAAAATTIGDAWTAVGVGAAPTYSLLGTVSNISVGSKKWSSNYTQVTPAGSKSLKIEISGGTGDADLYVRFGSAPTTSSYACRPYLEGNNEVCEFTPPQSGTYYIKLYGYSSSSGITLKTYSAQ